Part of the Kamptonema formosum PCC 6407 genome, CGCCAAAACTATATTGTTTTAACCATCTATTTACAGTTATCCTATGTACCCCTAAACGTTCTGCTACATCTGTAAGGCTGGGACTTAATCCCGCTTTTAACCAATAAAGTGCCTGAATTTTTTGTCGGTTAGTTATAGTTCGCTGCTGCGACAAAATTATTTTTAACTCCCCAACGCTTAAATCAATTCTTTCTTGGTAATTTACTTTCATGCACCACTCCTCAAAATCTCATTATTATTATAGCATACTTTTAGGGAAATGGTATACCATCTATTCCTGGCAAACCGACAGTTCACGGGTTAAGATTTAAGGTACGAATTAGAATTACAGGACTAAATAGCCAAGAAGGAACGCTTGTCACCAGTTGGCAAATAGATGTAGGAAAAGATATACCTAGACTAATTACAAACTGGTTAGAAGTAGATAGATAATGATAGGAGGTCAAACATGAAAGCCCAACTTTACGATACCATTCAAACCTTGGTTGATATTAATGCCGATTTTGACCACCGCGATCGCATTATTCCCAAAGGTACGGAAGGATCAATTGTCGAATGTTACGAAAATCCCGAATTATATGCAGTCGATCTAGCTATTCCTAACGATAAATTTGTAGGCGGATTTGAGTATGAAAATGTCATGCTTAATCCCACACAATTTACAACATTAGTAAATTCTGTAGAGATGGGCGAATACTCCTATGCAGATGATAAGGTAGAATAGTAGAAAAAGTCAGATCGGAAATCAACTTTAACAAAAATAATAACTCAAAATGGTAAATACCTATCGTTTAAAAGCTAGGGAACTCGATCAGAGCTTTTTAGAAAGATTAAAAGCCACTTATGGAGATCAATAAATAGAAATCAGCATTTCTAACTTAACAACATTTCAGTTGTGGATGATAAGGTATAATAGAAATCAAACAAACAATAAAGAGATATTTAACCAGAATTGGTATGATATGCTATCATTAACTTGTCAACCAACTTAAACAAGATCGACTGCTAAAAATTAACAGGAGTTAACTCTCATGCAACTAGAAGACTACTTCAATTTTTTACGCCCCGACGACATTCGGGTAAAAGGGACGCGGATTGGCATTGAAACCATCCTTTATGATTTTATCCATCGCGCCCGCACTCCCGAGCAAATTCTCCAATCTTATCCCTCTTTAACTTTGGAACAAATTTATGCAACTATCACTTATTATTTACATAACAAAGAAGCGATTAGCGCCTATCTAGCTGATTGGTTAGAATGGAGTCACCAACAATGGAAAGCTCAAGAACTAAATCCCCCACCAGGAATTATTCGACTAAGAAAGCTTAAAGCTGAATTAGAATCTCAACAGAAAGCGCATGAGTCTCAAATACTTGCTTGATGAAAATTTACACCCTATTTATAAAAGACAATTAATTGAAAGCAATCCTAATTTAGTTGTCTGGAAAATAGGTGAGCCTAATTCACATCCTTTAAGCACTTTAGACCCAGAGATTTTGTGCT contains:
- a CDS encoding DUF6883 domain-containing protein, with the protein product MPGKPTVHGLRFKVRIRITGLNSQEGTLVTSWQIDVGKDIPRLITNWLEVDR
- a CDS encoding DUF433 domain-containing protein; this translates as MQLEDYFNFLRPDDIRVKGTRIGIETILYDFIHRARTPEQILQSYPSLTLEQIYATITYYLHNKEAISAYLADWLEWSHQQWKAQELNPPPGIIRLRKLKAELESQQKAHESQILA